From the genome of Pseudomonas sp. gcc21, one region includes:
- a CDS encoding aldo/keto reductase: protein MQRRAFLSSVTLGTACLALSPLLVSAQSAATNTAGGSSAARTTGSAANSETHPLPRNTGSARRYRPEYRVGLGGAVGLGNMRKEWSEQHAFDLLRTAWEQGIRYYDTSPWYGLGLSERRHAMLLSSLEPDGYLLSSKTGRILKPEAGYSHDNWQGVNHFNYEYDYSASATRRSIEDSLQRMGVPSLDIVFIHDLSPDNVDMGERWTEYMDQAVEGAMPELIKMREEGLIKGWGMGVNELAPARAAIERSDPDVILLATQYSLLKHEDALNDLFPLASEQGQTFVLGAPLNSGYLAGNEYFNYSKDVPADMREKRERYRELAEQHNVDLRTAALQFCNAPEVVSSVLHGASSAEQVRENVASMSATIPAEFWAAAKQQGLMAENAPVPE from the coding sequence ATGCAGCGCCGTGCTTTTCTCTCGTCCGTCACACTCGGCACCGCCTGCCTTGCCCTGTCGCCTTTGCTCGTCAGTGCACAATCAGCCGCAACGAACACGGCCGGTGGGTCGTCCGCCGCCCGGACAACCGGCTCCGCAGCCAATTCCGAAACCCATCCGCTGCCTCGCAACACCGGCAGCGCCCGGCGCTACAGACCGGAATACCGGGTCGGATTGGGCGGCGCTGTCGGCCTGGGAAACATGCGTAAGGAATGGTCCGAACAACATGCCTTTGATCTGCTGAGAACTGCCTGGGAACAGGGCATTCGCTACTACGATACGTCTCCCTGGTATGGCCTGGGTCTCAGTGAGCGGCGCCACGCAATGCTGTTGTCTTCTTTGGAGCCGGACGGGTACCTTCTATCGAGCAAAACAGGCCGCATCCTCAAACCCGAAGCGGGCTACTCCCATGACAACTGGCAGGGCGTGAACCATTTCAATTACGAGTACGACTACAGCGCGAGCGCCACGCGGCGTTCGATTGAGGACAGCTTGCAGCGTATGGGCGTGCCGAGCCTGGACATCGTATTCATACATGACCTGTCGCCAGACAACGTGGACATGGGCGAACGCTGGACGGAATACATGGACCAGGCGGTGGAAGGCGCCATGCCGGAACTGATCAAAATGCGCGAGGAAGGACTGATCAAAGGATGGGGCATGGGCGTGAATGAGCTGGCGCCGGCACGCGCGGCTATAGAGCGATCCGACCCCGATGTCATCCTGCTGGCAACGCAGTACTCGCTACTCAAACACGAAGACGCCCTGAACGATCTGTTTCCGCTTGCCAGTGAGCAGGGGCAAACCTTCGTACTCGGCGCGCCGCTCAATTCCGGCTATCTCGCCGGCAATGAATACTTCAACTACAGCAAGGACGTGCCGGCGGACATGCGCGAAAAGCGTGAGCGCTATCGCGAGCTGGCGGAGCAGCACAACGTGGATCTGCGTACGGCCGCCCTGCAGTTCTGCAATGCGCCCGAGGTTGTTTCGTCTGTCCTGCACGGTGCCAGCTCAGCTGAGCAGGTTAGGGAAAACGTGGCTTCGATGTCAGCCACCATACCGGCCGAATTCTGGGCAGCCGCCAAGCAGCAAGGGTTAATGGCGGAGAATGCGCCTGTGCCGGAGTAG